The Mesorhizobium koreense genome includes a window with the following:
- a CDS encoding cytochrome b, with amino-acid sequence MPDKAYTSTAKALHWTILALLIVQFGLAWSMPHIGRDTPVTTLISLHFSFGVLILLVAVLRLAWRIGHGEPEPENGIPQWQTMLARIVHWLLYVLLFVLPVLGWINASWRGMPVSFFDLFTMPKIMATRAAGWAWTGDVHEFLSEYVLLTLVGLHVVAAIYHHFVRGDRVLRRMLPGTSR; translated from the coding sequence ATGCCAGATAAGGCCTACACCAGCACTGCCAAGGCGCTGCATTGGACCATTCTGGCTTTGCTCATCGTTCAGTTCGGCCTCGCATGGTCCATGCCGCACATCGGTCGTGATACTCCCGTCACAACCCTGATCAGCCTGCATTTTTCCTTCGGCGTGCTGATCCTCCTGGTGGCTGTCCTGCGGCTCGCGTGGCGCATCGGCCACGGAGAGCCCGAACCGGAAAACGGGATTCCGCAATGGCAAACGATGCTGGCGCGTATCGTCCACTGGCTCCTCTACGTGCTGTTATTTGTCCTGCCCGTGCTCGGCTGGATCAACGCTTCCTGGCGTGGCATGCCGGTTTCGTTTTTCGATCTTTTCACGATGCCGAAGATCATGGCCACCCGCGCGGCCGGCTGGGCGTGGACGGGTGATGTTCATGAATTCCTGTCCGAATATGTCCTGCTTACCTTGGTGGGCTTGCATGTGGTCGCCGCGATCTACCACCATTTCGTCCGAGGAGACCGCGTTTTACGAAGGATGCTGCCCGGAACGTCACGATAG